In a single window of the Litorilituus sediminis genome:
- a CDS encoding IS4 family transposase — translation MRFESELATAFSSCNTFHTFEKYAELLSPELIKQGFKQAGVATIRKRRLPLETVLWSIIGMALYRQKSVWDIATQMDIMLPDKKPLVAPSALVQARQRLGADAVKEVFKVMAQHGYESNQFETWAGLNLLAVDGVVWRVADTAENHKVFETQSNQHRENIYPQIRMVCHMEITSHQLINSVFSGYRTNEMKLAEGLIETTPDNTLTIFDKGYYSLGLLNRWHQAGEQRHWMIPARKDLNYDVIQSLGKNDKRIRLTTTPQARKKFNDLPEHIEARLVSKKIKGKEYRILTSMVDPIRFPSEEMVELYRYRWEIELGYREMKQSLLNSAYTLRSKRPDMIEQELWGLLLCYNLIRQGMTAAARKLNSTWPNQLSFTSCSMAITQFFATLPLSSPGNIPKHYEALLTQMTYFKLPERREERQYPRWVKAKPQRYPRNTKNANQLN, via the coding sequence ATGCGCTTTGAAAGTGAACTTGCTACAGCCTTTAGTTCTTGTAATACCTTCCACACCTTTGAGAAATACGCAGAGTTGCTCTCCCCTGAGTTGATTAAACAAGGCTTTAAACAAGCTGGCGTCGCCACAATTAGAAAAAGGCGCCTACCACTTGAAACCGTGCTTTGGTCAATTATCGGTATGGCACTATATCGTCAGAAGTCGGTTTGGGATATAGCCACTCAGATGGATATCATGTTGCCTGATAAAAAGCCATTAGTGGCACCAAGCGCACTGGTTCAAGCAAGACAAAGGTTAGGCGCAGATGCCGTTAAAGAAGTGTTTAAAGTGATGGCACAGCATGGTTATGAATCGAACCAGTTTGAAACATGGGCGGGCTTGAACCTGCTAGCCGTTGATGGTGTCGTATGGCGAGTCGCCGATACTGCTGAAAACCACAAAGTATTTGAAACGCAAAGTAACCAGCATAGAGAAAATATTTATCCTCAAATCCGTATGGTTTGTCACATGGAAATTACGAGCCACCAGCTAATCAACAGCGTATTTTCAGGTTACCGAACTAATGAAATGAAATTAGCAGAAGGGCTAATAGAAACGACACCAGATAATACATTAACTATCTTCGATAAAGGCTATTACTCGCTTGGTTTGCTCAATCGATGGCATCAAGCAGGAGAACAAAGACACTGGATGATACCAGCTCGTAAAGACTTAAATTACGATGTCATCCAGAGTTTGGGCAAGAATGATAAACGTATTCGGTTAACAACAACGCCTCAAGCTCGTAAAAAATTTAATGACCTACCAGAACATATTGAAGCCAGATTAGTGAGTAAAAAAATTAAAGGTAAAGAGTACCGTATTCTGACCTCAATGGTCGACCCAATACGCTTTCCAAGCGAAGAAATGGTTGAGTTATACCGGTATCGCTGGGAAATAGAATTAGGCTATCGAGAGATGAAACAATCGCTACTTAACAGCGCTTATACTTTAAGAAGCAAGCGACCAGATATGATTGAACAGGAGTTATGGGGACTCCTTCTGTGCTACAACTTGATAAGGCAAGGGATGACAGCGGCAGCAAGAAAGCTTAATAGCACTTGGCCTAATCAGCTTAGCTTCACGAGTTGCTCAATGGCAATTACTCAGTTCTTTGCCACATTGCCTCTGTCTAGCCCTGGCAATATTCCCAAACACTATGAAGCTTTACTGACACAAATGACTTATTTTAAATTACCAGAGCGGCGTGAAGAGAGGCAATACCCAAGGTGGGTTAAGGCAAAACCCCAAAGGTATCCAAGGAATACAAAAAATGCCAATCAGCTTAACTGA
- a CDS encoding TerB family tellurite resistance protein, which translates to MFTKLNQFFSQLAADSQPKQNEVSLEIACAVLLCEVMRADSAFTESEQNKVAQLLIKQFSLTEHEVDEILQQAVKLSENASDFYQFTSQVNQHYTLEQRIEIVSLLWQVAYADGELASIEEHIIRKIADLLHLRHSEYIATKISAQSHYERK; encoded by the coding sequence ATGTTTACCAAGTTAAATCAATTTTTTAGTCAACTAGCCGCCGACTCTCAGCCTAAGCAAAATGAAGTCTCATTAGAAATAGCGTGTGCCGTGCTTTTATGTGAAGTGATGCGCGCAGACAGTGCATTTACTGAAAGTGAGCAAAATAAAGTCGCGCAATTACTAATAAAACAGTTTTCCTTAACTGAGCATGAAGTTGATGAAATACTGCAACAAGCAGTCAAGTTGAGTGAAAACGCCAGTGATTTCTACCAATTCACTTCGCAAGTAAATCAACATTACACTTTAGAGCAACGTATTGAAATTGTTAGCTTACTTTGGCAAGTTGCTTATGCTGATGGTGAGCTTGCCAGTATTGAAGAACACATTATTCGCAAAATAGCTGATTTACTGCATCTTCGCCACAGCGAGTATATTGCCACCAAAATCAGCGCTCAATCGCACTATGAAAGAAAATAA
- a CDS encoding CvfB family protein, translating to MTHSIATTNPEIGKTCTLSVVAIADNGAYLDAGNLGEILLPNRYVPENCQVNDPVDVFLYLDSADRLVATTQKPLAQVGEFISLKVVQVNKMGAFLDWGLPKDLLVPFNQQHKKMEVGKYYLVRVFLDQRTERIAASSKIDKFIDIWPGEYQEGQQVKLTIGGKTDLGFKAIVNDLHWGLLYDNEIFQPLRVGRQITGYIKRVREDGRLDLMLTRPGKGKVIDFSDKLIAYLQDNNGFSPLHDKSSPEQIKQILGVSKKTFKATVGNLMKKGILQIEKNGIKLK from the coding sequence ATGACACATTCTATCGCAACAACAAATCCTGAAATTGGTAAAACCTGTACATTAAGCGTAGTCGCAATAGCAGATAATGGTGCTTACCTAGATGCAGGTAATTTAGGTGAAATCTTACTACCAAATCGTTATGTGCCTGAAAACTGCCAAGTTAATGACCCTGTTGATGTGTTTCTTTATCTCGACTCTGCTGATCGCTTAGTGGCGACAACACAAAAGCCTTTAGCTCAAGTGGGAGAATTTATCTCTCTTAAAGTCGTGCAAGTAAACAAAATGGGCGCCTTTTTAGATTGGGGCTTACCAAAAGACCTACTAGTACCATTTAATCAACAACACAAAAAGATGGAAGTAGGCAAATACTATCTTGTTCGAGTGTTTTTAGATCAGCGCACTGAGCGTATTGCCGCATCGAGCAAAATTGATAAGTTTATTGACATCTGGCCTGGCGAATATCAAGAAGGTCAGCAAGTTAAGCTTACTATTGGCGGCAAAACAGACCTTGGCTTTAAAGCCATTGTCAATGATTTACACTGGGGCTTGTTATATGACAATGAAATATTTCAGCCACTTAGAGTTGGTAGGCAAATTACCGGCTATATAAAACGAGTTCGAGAAGATGGACGCTTAGATCTGATGCTCACCCGCCCCGGTAAAGGAAAAGTTATCGACTTCAGTGATAAGCTTATTGCATACTTACAAGACAATAATGGTTTTAGCCCATTGCACGATAAAAGCTCTCCAGAGCAAATAAAACAAATTTTAGGGGTAAGTAAAAAGACCTTTAAAGCCACGGTTGGTAATTTAATGAAAAAAGGAATTCTGCAAATAGAGAAAAACGGTATTAAACTGAAATAA
- the traF gene encoding conjugal transfer protein TraF, producing the protein MITNTNKLKLAKLLAVNAIIFTFFINKSCFAESFSAKRAGQGFTNITQDFTSSLSNPALLPKFDRDDDAFFSLNLGIMGSDKYEVIDNSENIAMNLQQLADDINSLNIDQAISLDDFAHHSDDLNQQVDKIVTDLTAIDQKVVNTQNGINFQVIIPNKYLSFGLFTNQYGRVGGAVDYVETDEILLREAINKGYLDLNDVKSSARGIGYSIVEAGIMTGGSVASNKHYDVNAGMKVKYQRIDLFYNRVNISEFDEDEFDLDNEENLTKKSVTNFDLGLYISWGDERQWHGAIVTNNIMSQQVVHQENNLTFSLETSSTLGFSYQVDWLTVATEIDLTDREHFASLAASKYASVGAEFRAGEDFQLRLGYRADLNDVDANIITAGIGVSPWDVFSVDIAGFIGEKDTYGAAIEFGLKI; encoded by the coding sequence ATGATAACTAATACTAATAAGCTCAAGCTGGCAAAATTATTAGCAGTAAATGCAATAATTTTTACCTTTTTTATCAACAAATCGTGTTTTGCTGAAAGCTTTAGCGCTAAACGTGCAGGTCAAGGCTTTACTAATATCACTCAAGATTTCACCTCATCTTTAAGTAATCCGGCACTTTTACCTAAGTTCGATCGTGATGACGATGCCTTCTTTTCACTTAACTTAGGCATTATGGGTTCTGATAAATATGAGGTTATTGATAACAGTGAAAATATTGCCATGAATTTGCAGCAACTTGCTGATGACATCAACAGTCTAAATATCGACCAAGCAATAAGTTTGGATGACTTTGCTCATCACAGCGATGATTTAAATCAGCAAGTAGATAAAATTGTGACTGATTTAACCGCCATAGACCAAAAGGTAGTTAACACGCAAAATGGCATTAACTTTCAAGTGATTATTCCAAATAAATATCTAAGCTTTGGTTTATTCACCAACCAATATGGTCGCGTTGGCGGTGCGGTTGATTATGTTGAAACCGATGAAATTTTGTTACGTGAAGCTATCAACAAAGGCTACTTAGATCTCAATGATGTGAAATCTTCAGCACGAGGTATTGGCTACTCCATTGTTGAGGCAGGCATCATGACTGGCGGCTCAGTTGCAAGCAACAAGCACTATGATGTCAACGCAGGCATGAAAGTAAAATACCAGCGCATCGACTTATTCTATAACAGAGTGAATATCAGTGAGTTTGATGAAGATGAATTTGATTTAGACAATGAAGAAAACTTAACTAAAAAATCAGTTACTAATTTTGATCTTGGTCTCTATATTAGTTGGGGTGATGAACGTCAATGGCATGGCGCCATCGTGACCAATAATATTATGTCGCAACAAGTAGTACACCAAGAAAATAATCTGACTTTTTCATTAGAAACCAGCTCAACCTTAGGCTTTAGTTATCAAGTTGACTGGCTAACAGTGGCTACGGAAATCGACCTAACCGATAGGGAACACTTTGCCAGCTTAGCCGCATCAAAGTATGCCAGTGTTGGCGCAGAGTTTCGCGCAGGAGAAGACTTTCAACTTAGATTAGGTTATCGCGCTGATTTAAATGATGTTGATGCCAACATTATTACCGCCGGTATTGGCGTTTCACCTTGGGATGTGTTTTCTGTGGATATCGCTGGCTTTATCGGCGAAAAAGACACCTATGGTGCAGCCATTGAGTTTGGTCTAAAAATCTAA
- a CDS encoding PLP-dependent decarboxylase — protein MTTTPDWLDKSILPLLAAHDSPEHEQAYFVYQLDALKAHLAKLQQQDVVKLWFAVKANPLSKIIQTLDSEGFDFDVASSGELSQVLAQGVPANRVLNTGPAKSKAQLTDFVNQGVQTFVVESLNQLIWLHEVVQDYNRSHNTALPIKVLLRVQLQWQEGEKNPLGGNSLTPFGLSVEQWQSVQVKDFPALDICGLHIFQWGNMLSNEKMFSLWSQMVPPLVALANDIGMSLKVLDLGGGLGIDYLGEGKTLSWQQIVDDLAKIKSEAGVEELWLELGRFAVAECGYYVVPVVDRKVNYQQEQLVLAAGINHLLRPAITDQPFPVQLLRQSSAELEHFDLHGPLCTSMDKLGHLALPQDVVVGDQLVFGYCGAYGFTESMPFFLCHQLAAEYVIENEQLSVVRVAQSATSYLA, from the coding sequence ATGACAACAACTCCAGATTGGTTAGACAAGAGCATATTGCCATTATTGGCTGCGCATGACTCTCCAGAGCATGAGCAGGCTTATTTTGTGTATCAACTTGATGCATTAAAAGCGCACTTAGCCAAACTACAACAGCAAGATGTGGTGAAGTTATGGTTCGCTGTTAAAGCAAATCCGCTTTCAAAGATAATTCAAACCTTGGACAGTGAAGGCTTTGACTTTGATGTAGCAAGCTCGGGTGAATTGTCACAAGTATTGGCTCAAGGCGTGCCAGCTAATAGAGTATTAAATACTGGGCCGGCAAAATCTAAGGCCCAGTTAACTGACTTTGTTAACCAAGGTGTGCAAACTTTTGTTGTTGAAAGTTTAAACCAGCTCATTTGGTTACATGAAGTAGTGCAAGACTATAACCGTAGTCATAACACGGCTTTGCCAATTAAGGTCTTGCTTCGCGTGCAGCTTCAGTGGCAAGAAGGCGAGAAAAACCCGTTAGGCGGTAATAGTCTGACGCCATTTGGCTTGTCAGTTGAGCAGTGGCAAAGCGTGCAGGTTAAAGACTTCCCTGCGTTAGATATCTGTGGTTTACATATTTTTCAATGGGGCAATATGCTCAGTAATGAAAAAATGTTTTCACTGTGGTCGCAAATGGTACCGCCTTTAGTGGCTTTAGCGAATGACATAGGTATGTCACTAAAAGTTTTAGACCTAGGTGGTGGCTTAGGCATTGATTATTTAGGTGAAGGTAAAACGCTTTCATGGCAACAAATTGTCGATGATTTAGCCAAGATTAAATCAGAAGCTGGCGTGGAAGAGTTGTGGCTTGAGCTAGGGCGTTTTGCCGTGGCTGAATGTGGTTATTATGTTGTTCCTGTTGTTGATAGAAAAGTGAATTACCAGCAAGAGCAGCTGGTGTTAGCAGCAGGTATCAATCATTTATTACGCCCAGCAATAACTGATCAGCCATTCCCTGTGCAGTTGCTTCGACAATCCAGTGCTGAGCTTGAGCACTTTGATTTGCATGGCCCGCTTTGTACCAGTATGGATAAACTGGGTCACTTGGCATTGCCACAAGATGTTGTTGTTGGTGATCAATTAGTTTTTGGTTATTGCGGTGCTTATGGCTTTACAGAAAGTATGCCGTTTTTCTTATGTCATCAGTTAGCCGCTGAATATGTCATTGAAAATGAGCAGCTGTCCGTAGTGAGAGTCGCGCAATCGGCAACAAGCTATTTAGCTTAG
- a CDS encoding TonB-dependent receptor yields the protein MRAKKNIITQLLRSSAVTLSAASVLFTQAVMAQQVSGKVVDRQGQAISNAVVSIDGNKIQLVTDKNGRFVFDNLAKGQLELHTSAQNYSHKNTELTIGSDDIDNVTIVLAPSVMEVIDVHATPLHSSSIESALPVNVIAADELKMKQASTLGDTLKNEVGVHSSAYGGVASTPIIRGLDGPRVLITQNGLDVGDASRVGPDHAVAAEASTASQIEVLRGPATLFYGSGAIGGVVNVVDERVPTSNDFQADWLLQYNDAANENQGAINLTTGQDNFAFHVDGFWRDSKDYKLAGPAELEHHDEEHHDEEHEEHEEHEASSNRLENSASQSHGFTLGGSYLLDNGFVGLSYGRMEREYGIPGHSHGGHEEHDEDEHDEHEGHEEHEESVYAKMEQDRLQLLSELNFDGNFINKLATKLAYTDYQHQEIEAGLVGTTFTNQSYEARADIYHRDFNAWQGAWTLHFKQSDFKALGDEAFTPPSKSQTVALAWLEERHFGPVLLQLGARVEQVDIEADDTLIGFEEEHDGHGHDEVDVHHQELVSFDKQSFTPISGSVGLVWDYAPGYNIGLSTAFSQRAPSAAELFSFGPHIGANTFEVGAMFTVEQEGDEIHVELAEQEPAIETSVNFDITWRKFEGDFGFVVSAFYNQVDDYYYQKDTGLTFVDEHDHEAGHEDEHEGEEEGLPILSYQQDDAKLYGVEAELVYQISSPLKATIFADYIRAKLTDVEAGENANLPRIPPMRLGALLNYQAESYDAELSVSQYFKQDDVASLETETDGYTMVDAHFNYYVDGLGDDFVVYLKGLNLADENARVHSSFLKDVAPLPGRSFSIGIRGSF from the coding sequence ATGAGAGCAAAAAAGAATATTATTACTCAGTTACTTCGTTCTAGCGCGGTGACTTTATCGGCTGCCAGTGTGCTATTTACGCAAGCAGTTATGGCCCAGCAAGTTTCGGGTAAAGTGGTCGATAGACAGGGACAAGCTATTAGTAACGCTGTTGTTAGCATTGATGGCAACAAAATACAGCTTGTAACGGATAAAAATGGACGTTTTGTTTTTGATAACTTAGCAAAAGGACAGCTAGAGCTACATACCAGCGCGCAAAATTATAGTCATAAAAATACTGAATTAACTATTGGCAGTGATGATATTGATAATGTCACCATTGTCTTGGCACCTTCGGTTATGGAAGTAATTGATGTGCATGCGACGCCATTACATTCATCATCAATTGAATCGGCTTTGCCGGTAAATGTTATTGCCGCTGATGAATTAAAAATGAAGCAAGCATCAACTTTAGGTGACACCTTAAAAAATGAAGTGGGTGTTCACTCTAGTGCCTATGGTGGTGTAGCTAGCACACCAATTATTCGTGGTTTAGATGGTCCTCGCGTTTTAATTACTCAAAATGGTTTAGATGTTGGGGATGCCTCACGTGTTGGCCCAGATCACGCAGTGGCGGCAGAGGCAAGTACTGCTAGCCAAATTGAAGTGTTACGCGGCCCGGCAACCTTATTTTATGGTAGCGGTGCTATAGGCGGCGTGGTTAACGTGGTTGATGAACGCGTACCAACGAGCAATGATTTCCAAGCAGATTGGCTGTTACAGTATAACGATGCTGCCAATGAAAATCAGGGCGCTATTAATTTAACAACTGGTCAAGATAACTTTGCATTTCATGTAGATGGCTTCTGGCGAGACAGCAAAGACTACAAGCTAGCAGGCCCAGCAGAGCTAGAGCATCACGATGAAGAACATCATGACGAGGAACATGAAGAACACGAAGAGCATGAGGCTTCTTCTAACCGTTTAGAAAATAGCGCATCGCAATCGCATGGTTTTACCTTAGGTGGCAGCTATTTACTTGATAATGGCTTTGTTGGCTTATCTTACGGCCGCATGGAAAGAGAATATGGCATTCCAGGTCATAGTCATGGCGGCCATGAAGAGCACGATGAAGACGAGCATGATGAACACGAAGGCCATGAGGAACATGAAGAAAGTGTTTATGCCAAAATGGAACAAGACAGATTACAGCTATTAAGTGAGCTGAACTTTGATGGTAATTTTATTAATAAACTCGCGACTAAGCTGGCCTATACCGATTATCAGCACCAAGAAATTGAAGCTGGCCTTGTTGGTACAACCTTCACAAATCAAAGCTATGAAGCTAGAGCAGATATCTATCATAGAGATTTTAATGCCTGGCAGGGGGCTTGGACCCTTCACTTTAAACAGTCAGACTTTAAAGCTTTAGGTGATGAGGCATTTACGCCACCATCTAAATCGCAAACAGTCGCATTGGCTTGGTTAGAGGAGCGCCATTTTGGCCCTGTGTTATTGCAATTGGGTGCACGTGTTGAACAAGTAGATATTGAAGCTGATGATACGCTAATCGGCTTTGAAGAAGAGCATGACGGCCACGGACATGATGAAGTGGATGTTCATCATCAAGAGTTAGTATCATTTGATAAGCAATCATTTACACCGATTAGTGGCTCTGTTGGTTTAGTGTGGGATTACGCGCCGGGCTATAACATTGGCTTATCAACCGCATTTTCTCAACGGGCACCATCTGCGGCAGAGTTATTCTCATTTGGCCCGCATATCGGGGCAAATACCTTTGAAGTTGGTGCTATGTTCACGGTTGAGCAAGAAGGTGATGAAATTCATGTTGAATTAGCAGAGCAAGAGCCTGCGATTGAAACCTCGGTAAACTTTGATATTACTTGGCGTAAATTTGAAGGGGACTTTGGTTTTGTTGTTAGTGCTTTTTATAATCAGGTTGATGATTATTACTACCAAAAAGACACTGGATTAACCTTTGTTGATGAGCATGACCATGAGGCAGGTCACGAAGACGAGCATGAAGGTGAAGAAGAAGGTTTACCAATTTTAAGCTATCAGCAAGATGATGCTAAGTTATATGGTGTTGAAGCAGAATTGGTTTACCAAATTTCATCACCACTTAAAGCAACTATTTTTGCTGATTATATTCGCGCCAAACTTACCGATGTAGAAGCAGGTGAAAATGCTAACTTACCGCGCATTCCACCAATGCGCTTAGGGGCGCTATTAAATTATCAAGCAGAAAGCTATGATGCCGAGCTCAGTGTTAGTCAGTACTTTAAACAAGATGATGTGGCTTCATTGGAAACTGAAACCGACGGTTATACTATGGTTGATGCTCATTTTAACTATTATGTTGATGGTTTAGGTGATGACTTTGTTGTTTACCTAAAAGGCTTAAACTTGGCTGATGAGAACGCGCGCGTTCACTCATCATTTTTAAAAGATGTTGCGCCATTGCCGGGTAGAAGCTTTAGTATAGGTATTCGAGGCAGCTTTTAA
- a CDS encoding 2,3,4,5-tetrahydropyridine-2,6-dicarboxylate N-succinyltransferase, producing the protein MNWQDVLAQLEAGTLRAANQDESGNWQANVAVKEGILAAFKAGENVAFSENYQGFVDKNNLPARQFTPSDNVRLVPGGSSVRAGAYVAPGVIIMPPAYINVGAYVDSGTMVDSHALIGSCAQVGKNVHVSAAVQIGGVLEPVGASPVIIEDNAFLSAGVVVVEGIVVKKGAVLAPGVSLSKSVPVYDCVNQEMRPKGAEIPENAIVVPGTRPVQGDWAQGQGLNMACALIVKYRDEKSDAALELESILR; encoded by the coding sequence ATGAACTGGCAAGATGTATTAGCACAGTTAGAAGCAGGCACATTACGCGCGGCTAACCAAGATGAATCAGGCAATTGGCAAGCAAATGTTGCCGTAAAAGAAGGCATATTAGCGGCATTTAAAGCAGGTGAAAATGTCGCATTTTCTGAAAACTACCAAGGCTTTGTTGATAAAAACAACTTACCGGCAAGGCAGTTTACACCAAGCGATAATGTACGACTTGTTCCTGGTGGTTCTTCAGTAAGAGCTGGTGCTTACGTAGCACCTGGCGTCATTATTATGCCGCCTGCTTATATCAATGTTGGTGCCTATGTAGATAGCGGTACTATGGTTGATAGCCATGCTCTGATTGGCTCATGTGCGCAAGTGGGTAAGAATGTTCATGTGTCTGCTGCTGTGCAAATTGGTGGTGTGTTAGAGCCGGTAGGCGCTAGCCCAGTGATTATTGAAGATAATGCCTTTTTAAGTGCTGGTGTTGTCGTTGTTGAAGGTATTGTTGTTAAGAAAGGCGCCGTGTTAGCTCCGGGCGTATCGCTATCTAAATCTGTGCCTGTTTATGACTGTGTTAACCAGGAGATGCGCCCTAAAGGTGCTGAAATTCCTGAAAATGCCATTGTTGTTCCGGGCACACGACCAGTACAAGGTGACTGGGCTCAAGGCCAAGGTTTAAATATGGCTTGTGCTCTAATTGTTAAGTATCGCGATGAAAAAAGTGATGCCGCATTAGAGTTAGAATCAATTTTACGTTAG
- a CDS encoding ABC transporter substrate-binding protein, translated as MLRNLLLPLLLFSCLVVQIPQQAWAVKVTYIADTNQLTSYWQKVYDIANAAAQDLDIELTLIEGQGHRILQAKIIEEISKQTNKPDMLVFMGHQENARQTFALLEQAKIPFITLSNFEASNENNQGNKVGFPQETFKYWLAEHYDDHAQGAYKLLDELIKQARKVQPEKPLKVLAIQGDFSSQARQKHQGIQQRLAKENQVILVQEIVSYWQYTTAKSHFKALYQRHKGVDIVLAASDTMAIAAMEGAKELGLTPNQDIFIAGFDWNTRAMRAIKHEQLAASAGGHMFSVAWLLVKIYDHFNHHAVFYSGKQKPSSQFDIINFKNLQAFEPLAYETDLDKINFYCFSKTYTQQAEYNFSVNALLTQLARTSNANCVSKSE; from the coding sequence ATGCTACGCAATTTACTTTTACCTTTACTTTTATTTAGTTGTTTAGTTGTACAGATACCTCAACAGGCATGGGCAGTTAAGGTCACTTATATTGCCGATACCAACCAGCTAACCAGTTATTGGCAAAAAGTCTACGACATTGCTAATGCCGCCGCACAAGACTTAGATATAGAGCTGACTTTAATTGAAGGTCAGGGTCATCGTATATTACAAGCAAAAATAATCGAAGAAATTAGCAAACAAACCAACAAGCCAGATATGTTGGTTTTTATGGGCCATCAAGAAAACGCCCGACAAACCTTTGCGCTATTAGAGCAAGCAAAAATCCCCTTTATTACCTTATCAAACTTTGAAGCTAGCAATGAAAACAACCAAGGTAATAAGGTGGGCTTTCCTCAAGAAACTTTCAAATACTGGCTAGCGGAGCATTACGATGATCATGCCCAAGGAGCCTATAAATTACTTGATGAACTCATTAAGCAGGCACGAAAAGTACAGCCAGAAAAACCACTTAAAGTACTTGCCATACAAGGTGATTTCAGCTCTCAAGCGCGGCAAAAGCACCAAGGCATACAACAAAGATTAGCCAAAGAAAATCAAGTGATATTGGTACAAGAAATCGTCTCTTACTGGCAATACACTACCGCTAAATCACATTTTAAGGCGCTATATCAGCGTCATAAAGGCGTAGACATTGTTTTAGCCGCATCTGATACCATGGCGATTGCCGCAATGGAAGGCGCCAAAGAGTTAGGTTTAACCCCGAATCAAGATATTTTTATCGCGGGTTTTGATTGGAACACTCGCGCAATGAGAGCAATAAAGCATGAGCAGTTAGCTGCATCAGCAGGTGGCCATATGTTTAGCGTGGCTTGGTTGTTAGTAAAAATATATGATCACTTTAATCATCATGCTGTGTTTTATTCAGGCAAGCAAAAACCAAGTAGCCAATTTGATATTATCAATTTTAAAAATCTACAAGCATTTGAACCATTAGCCTACGAAACTGACTTAGATAAAATCAATTTCTACTGCTTCAGTAAAACCTATACTCAACAAGCTGAATATAACTTCTCAGTTAACGCGCTACTCACGCAATTAGCAAGAACATCGAATGCTAACTGCGTAAGTAAAAGCGAGTAA
- a CDS encoding succinylglutamate desuccinylase/aspartoacylase family protein, giving the protein MSINNNFTKTVMSVGEMASGAKLTVPVYSFKAEQSEGPSVYIQANMHGAEVQGNAVIFQLLELLKRCDINSNITLVPYANPVACNHKNGEYTLGRFDPITGVNWNRMYHFDQGVIEPFAQENIDESDEAIEAKFKQLMLDEIEQKLDHNIYGLTTGQRIAYQLQRLAHQADLVLDLHTGPISSKHLYCPEYAQASASYFDIPHTILIPNIFDGAMDEATFCPWWQLQQAYQNLGRPFTMGQGLFNKESFTVELGSQEQIDLDVAHQDALGILSYLKYKGVVADTEFTPQQMTRYACYLKDYKALYSPMGGMIDFLAPFGEPLTAGQPLARILRMDNYGDGDPLHYISLDDDVIPILHFASASVNQGTELYKVFTNYFKL; this is encoded by the coding sequence ATGAGTATTAATAATAATTTTACTAAAACTGTTATGTCAGTAGGTGAAATGGCCAGTGGCGCTAAGCTTACCGTACCTGTGTACTCCTTTAAAGCAGAGCAATCTGAGGGGCCGAGTGTCTATATTCAAGCAAATATGCATGGCGCTGAAGTACAAGGCAATGCGGTAATATTTCAATTACTGGAGCTACTTAAACGCTGTGATATTAACAGCAATATAACCTTAGTGCCTTATGCCAATCCCGTTGCTTGTAATCATAAAAATGGTGAGTACACCTTAGGCCGATTTGACCCAATTACAGGGGTGAATTGGAATAGAATGTACCATTTTGATCAAGGGGTTATTGAGCCTTTTGCGCAAGAAAATATTGATGAAAGTGACGAGGCTATTGAAGCTAAATTCAAACAGCTTATGCTGGATGAGATTGAGCAAAAGTTAGATCACAATATTTACGGTCTAACCACGGGGCAACGTATTGCTTATCAGTTGCAACGTTTAGCCCATCAAGCGGATCTGGTGCTAGATTTACACACGGGGCCAATATCGAGTAAGCATTTATACTGCCCTGAATATGCACAAGCAAGCGCTAGTTATTTTGATATTCCTCATACGATTTTAATACCGAATATTTTTGACGGCGCTATGGATGAAGCAACATTTTGTCCTTGGTGGCAGTTGCAGCAAGCTTATCAAAACTTAGGTCGTCCTTTTACTATGGGGCAGGGCTTATTTAATAAAGAGAGCTTTACCGTCGAATTAGGCTCACAAGAGCAAATTGATTTAGATGTAGCTCACCAAGATGCCTTAGGTATCTTAAGTTATTTGAAATATAAGGGCGTGGTAGCAGATACTGAGTTTACACCGCAACAAATGACTCGCTATGCTTGCTATTTAAAAGACTATAAGGCGTTATACTCGCCAATGGGGGGCATGATTGATTTTCTCGCACCTTTTGGTGAGCCATTAACTGCTGGTCAGCCATTAGCGCGGATTTTACGTATGGATAATTATGGTGATGGCGACCCTTTACATTACATATCACTAGATGATGATGTTATCCCTATTTTGCATTTTGCTTCAGCAAGCGTAAATCAAGGGACGGAATTATATAAAGTGTTTACCAATTACTTTAAGCTGTAA